Genomic DNA from Schistosoma haematobium chromosome 1, whole genome shotgun sequence:
ACAACACACAAAGTATTGCTATGCCTTAATATACAAATATCATTTTCAAACTCCCCACCAACATCAACTAAATAAAATGCATTGAAGTAACGCTCTACAAAACGTTGTGTTCTGTTATCAACCAAGAATCCGCTATTTGAGACGAACAGATCTGATTGAAGTTCAGAGACAGATCTTTGTGTTTGTATATTTAAAAACCAATCACAAGCTTCATATTCCCTTTCATTGTATTTTAGTGAAGTCATTAGGAATCTGAAAGTAAGCCATTTAACTTTAAGATAAATAAGCGAGTTATTTACTGCATGAAAAAATACAACGTAACTCAAAATATCTTTCACAAATGACATTACAATAATTTACGCGTATATTTTCAAGGAGAATTACTACAAACAAAGTGACTTTAAGTGAAACAAGATTTGGTTAAAGCTTATATAaagcgtatatagcctctgccagggaattcctactcactgtcttcttgtggcgggggtgctgtttacgaatatgagaggacgaaaagcgaatgtccggcgctttaaccggattccaaaccaatggtgcacatgggctccggtattctgcgggaacaaatggcgtatgaaccaattgttggtcaccggctaccatgagactgcatctctttacgttgctccactgccttgtggatcagaccttcaggtcgaaggctcggggagtggccccctaagaaaaccacctgcttcggttcgggcacccgggcagtaccacagccctcacacataccGAAAGaggtttgtgtggcgcatatgtatttggtgcctcctcgtaccaatatctatgtgtcaaaataaataattgttttaaaatgcaGAATAGTTATATGGGTGTATAAAACGTATGGCAATAGAATTATTT
This window encodes:
- the SPPL2A_1 gene encoding Signal peptide peptidase-like 2A (EggNog:ENOG410V7IQ~COG:U); this translates as MTSLKYNEREYEACDWFLNIQTQRSVSELQSDLFVSNSGFLVDNRTQRFVERYFNAFYLVDVGGEFENDICILRHSNTLCVVGLACGHHIFKRCSKNSSSDCSSSVTHEILGLDYQVNICYLSSYNLY